Proteins encoded within one genomic window of Epinephelus lanceolatus isolate andai-2023 chromosome 9, ASM4190304v1, whole genome shotgun sequence:
- the izumo1 gene encoding izumo sperm-egg fusion protein 1 isoform X2, with translation MLLILVSLLCCVHAAEACLQCDRSIRRLHEDFVLSAPTVDDQIEMKKISEHAYVTYRETSLERKGVIDPTTLYRARTEYQSEFDRFLKTPHTGLCPNKCGLLKRRVMDCFSCRYKMYICPSPSGQQDCSEYPVQAEEGGQAVLNCFLPWHRLLLGRTEYHYSWAPGVPGTKKLNTSDFKALVVTDDSSVVLNQLDEDEQGTYHCSLQGRDGTVFYRVTFLLTVASLSDQTHRPVVTLPFLPHGDNYSPFQPTAGLLVPVIAMVTALSLAASVGLAVVLGLMMSQRRAAEVPRRRRKEGKNKQNPV, from the exons ATGCTGCTGATACTGGTGTCCCTTCTCTGCTGTGTCCATGCGGCCGAGGCCTGTCTGCAGTGTGACCGCAGTATCAGGCGCCTACATGAGGACTTTGTCCTGTCTGCTCCCACTGTGGACGACCAGATTGAAATGAAAAAGATTTCTGAGCATGCCTATGTGACCTACAGAGAGACCAGTCTGGAACGAAAGGGAGTCATTG ATCCCACCACTCTGTACAGAGCCAGAACTGAGTACCAGAGTGAATTTGACCGCTTCTTGAAAACCCCGCACACTG GATTGTGCCCCAACAAGTGTG GGCTTTTGAAACGCAGAGTAATGGATTGCTTCTCTTGCCGCTACAAGATGTACATCTGTCCCTCTCCCTCTGGTCAGCAGGACTGCAGtg AGTACCCAGTGCAGGCAGAGGAGGGAGGCCAGGCAGTGCTGAACTGTTTCCTCCCGTGGCATCGCCTTCTGTTGGGAAGAACAGAGTACCACTACTCCTGGGCCCCCGGAGTGCCAGGAACTAAAAAG CTGAACACCAGTGACTTCAAAGCCTTGGTGGTGACAGACGACTCATCTGTGGTCTTAAATCAGCTGGATGAGGATGAGCAGGGAACATATCACTGCTCTCTGCAGGGCCGTGATGGAACCGTCTTCTACCGAGTCACTTTCCTACTCACTG TCGCCTCTTTGTCCGACCAAACTCACCGACCTGTCGTCACTCTGCCCTTCCTGCCTCACGGAGACAACTACTCACCTTTTCAACCTACTGCGGGCCTGCTGGTGCCAGTCATCGCCATGGTTACCGCTCTGAGCCTGGCAGCGAGCGTAGGCCTCGCAGTCGTCCTGGG
- the izumo1 gene encoding izumo sperm-egg fusion protein 1 isoform X1 has product MLLILVSLLCCVHAAEACLQCDRSIRRLHEDFVLSAPTVDDQIEMKKISEHAYVTYRETSLERKGVIDPTTLYRARTEYQSEFDRFLKTPHTGSVTFEAIQILEKGRKILEKHLDTFIHDGLCPNKCGLLKRRVMDCFSCRYKMYICPSPSGQQDCSEYPVQAEEGGQAVLNCFLPWHRLLLGRTEYHYSWAPGVPGTKKLNTSDFKALVVTDDSSVVLNQLDEDEQGTYHCSLQGRDGTVFYRVTFLLTVASLSDQTHRPVVTLPFLPHGDNYSPFQPTAGLLVPVIAMVTALSLAASVGLAVVLGLMMSQRRAAEVPRRRRKEGKNKQNPV; this is encoded by the exons ATGCTGCTGATACTGGTGTCCCTTCTCTGCTGTGTCCATGCGGCCGAGGCCTGTCTGCAGTGTGACCGCAGTATCAGGCGCCTACATGAGGACTTTGTCCTGTCTGCTCCCACTGTGGACGACCAGATTGAAATGAAAAAGATTTCTGAGCATGCCTATGTGACCTACAGAGAGACCAGTCTGGAACGAAAGGGAGTCATTG ATCCCACCACTCTGTACAGAGCCAGAACTGAGTACCAGAGTGAATTTGACCGCTTCTTGAAAACCCCGCACACTG GATCTGTGACATTTGAAGCCATTCAGATCCTGGAGAAGGGCAGAAAGATCTTAGAAAAACACTTGGACACATTCATCCATGATG GATTGTGCCCCAACAAGTGTG GGCTTTTGAAACGCAGAGTAATGGATTGCTTCTCTTGCCGCTACAAGATGTACATCTGTCCCTCTCCCTCTGGTCAGCAGGACTGCAGtg AGTACCCAGTGCAGGCAGAGGAGGGAGGCCAGGCAGTGCTGAACTGTTTCCTCCCGTGGCATCGCCTTCTGTTGGGAAGAACAGAGTACCACTACTCCTGGGCCCCCGGAGTGCCAGGAACTAAAAAG CTGAACACCAGTGACTTCAAAGCCTTGGTGGTGACAGACGACTCATCTGTGGTCTTAAATCAGCTGGATGAGGATGAGCAGGGAACATATCACTGCTCTCTGCAGGGCCGTGATGGAACCGTCTTCTACCGAGTCACTTTCCTACTCACTG TCGCCTCTTTGTCCGACCAAACTCACCGACCTGTCGTCACTCTGCCCTTCCTGCCTCACGGAGACAACTACTCACCTTTTCAACCTACTGCGGGCCTGCTGGTGCCAGTCATCGCCATGGTTACCGCTCTGAGCCTGGCAGCGAGCGTAGGCCTCGCAGTCGTCCTGGG
- the LOC117253067 gene encoding myogenesis-regulating glycosidase-like: MYQIVPVAPGEQQMAGGAGGSPLKKKLAHEGRPLVMAGMLGCVLVLAAVVAWCYYSASLRKAELLKAELLDLNKDGFIIHNQAGALIFSMTFRSGTLDLDSCSKEGNILSCSQSDSGKLNFFIQTVRPKDTVMCYRVRWEELQYKRLVEHAMAYNDSHWYGGAETATQYWPVRMQGEKEPQPFITSDVYSNRDAFGGILERYWLSSNATAIKINDSVPFHLGWSEKDRTLRFQARYEDSPFRPPEGQQAFPELSYRVCVGSDVTSIHKYMVRRYFPKPIKVPSPEVFKQPLWSTWALHKTAITQEKLLRYASDITKHGFTCSHLELDDRYTADYGEFDFDPQKFPNASGMFDKLREDGFQVSLWTHPFINYDSINFGAAVEKGLFVREPSGELPALVRWWNGIGGILDFTNPEAREWYSSHLQAIRNRYDVTSFKFDAGETSYLPRQFSTLVPLSDPSTFTRRYTEMAIPFSERAELRVGYQSQDISCFFRIIDRDSVWGYELGLKSIIPTVLTISILGYQFVLPDMIGGNAYPNRTTGGSDGKNVLPDRELYIRWLELSAFMPAMQFSIPPWVYDDEVVQIAQKFTGLHETLVAPRVLELAGEVLDTGDPIIRPLWWIANDDEAAYKIDSQFLIGDDLMVAPVLEPGKQERDIYLPAGRWRSYKGEHFDKGPMYLTDYPVDLDEIAFFTWVH, from the exons ATGTATCAGATCGTCCCGGTGGCTCCAGGGGAGCAGCAGATGGCGGGGGGAGCTGGTGGTTCTCCACTGAAGAAGAAGCTGGCTCATGAAGGCCGGCCCCTGGTGATGGCGGGCATGTTAGGCTGTGTGCTGGTGCTGGCTGCGGTGGTTGCCTGGTGCTACTACTCAGCGTCGCTCCGTAAAGCCGAACTGCTGAAGGCCGAACTGTTGGACCTCAACAAGGATGGTTTTATCATTCATAACCAGGCGGGGGCGCTCATCTTCAGTATGACCTTCAG GTCTGGTACTCTGGATCTGGACTCATGCTCAAAGGAGGGAAACATTCTGAGCTGCTCCCAGTCAGATTCTGGCAAGCTCAACTTCTTTATCCAGACAGTTCGACCAAAAGACACGGTAATGTGTTACCGTGTCCGATGGGAGGAGCTCCAATATAAGCGCTTGGTAGAGCATGCCATGGCCTACAATGACTCTCATTGGTACGGAGGGGCGGAAACTGCGACTCAGTACTGGCCTGTCAGGATGCAGGGTGAGAAGGAACCGCAGCCTTTCATCACCAGCGATGTCTACTCAAATCGGGACGCTTTTGGGGGAATCTTGGAGCGCTATTGGCTGTCTTCAAATGCGACTGCGATCAAGATAAATGACTCGGTACCGTTTCATTTGGGCTGGTCAGAGAAGGACAGGACACTCAGGTTCCAGGCCCGATACGAGGACTCTCCCTTCAGACCACCAGAAGGTCAGCAGGCCTTCCCTGAACTCAGctacagagtgtgtgtggggtCGGATGTCACCTCTATTCACAAATACATG GTGCGTCGGTATTTCCCAAAGCCCATCAAGGTCCCTTCTCCTGAAGTGTTCAAACAGCCACTGTGGTCCACATGGGCTCTTCACAAAACTGCTATAACTCAGGAGAAGCTGCTGCGCTACGCCTCTGACATCACCAAGCATGGCTTCACGTGCTCCCATCTGGAGCTGGATGACCGCTACACGGCCGACTATGGAGAGTTTGACTTCGACCCGCAGAAGTTCCCCAATGCCAGCGGTATGTTTGACAAACTCAGAGAGGACGGGTTTCAAGTGTCGCTCTGGACACATCCGTTTATCAACTACGACTCCATTAATTTCGGTGCCGCTGTGGAGAAAGGACTGTTTGTGCGGGAGCCGAGCGGTGAGCTGCCTGCTCTGGTTCGCTGGTGGAACGGCATTGGAGGAATCTTGGACTTCACCAACCCAGAAGCCCGTGAGTGGTATTCCTCTCACCTGCAAGCGATCAGAAACCGCTATGACGTGACGTCATTCAAGTTCGATGCAGGAGAGACAAGTTATCTCCCACGCCAGTTTAGCACCCTGGTCCCACTGTCTGACCCCTCCACCTTCACCCGCCGCTACACAGAGATGGCCATCCCGTTCAGTGAGCGTGCAGAGCTGAGGGTGGGTTACCAGAGTCAGGATATCTCCTGCTTCTTCAGGATCATTGACAGAGACTCTGTGTGGGGTTATGAGCTCGGCCTCAAGTCCATCATCCCCACTGTTCTGACGATTAGCATTCTGGGCTACCAGTTTGTTTTACCGGATATGATAGGAGGGAATGCATACCCCAACCGCACCACAG GTGGGTCAGATGGCAAAAATGTCCTGCCAGACAGAGAGCTGTACATCCGATGGTTGGAGCTGTCTGCTTTCATGCCTGCCATGCAGTTCTCTATACCGCCATGGGTCTATGATGATGAG GTGGTACAGATTGCACAGAAGTTCACAGGGCTCCATGAGACTCTCGTGGCCCCGAGGGTTCTTGAACTGGCCGGTGAGGTTCTTGATACAGGAGATCCAATCATAAGGCCCCTCTGGTGGATCGCCAATGACGACGAGGCAGCCTATAAAATCGACTCACAGTTCCTGATCGGGGACGACCTGATGGTGGCTCCGGTGTTGGAGCCAGGAAAGCAGGAGAGGGACATCTACCTGCCTGCGGGACGATGGAGAAGCTACAAGGGGGAACATTTTGATAAGGGCCCCATGTACCTAACTGATTACCCTGTGGACCTGGACGAGATCGCTTTCTTTACATGGGTTCACTGA